From the genome of Lutzomyia longipalpis isolate SR_M1_2022 chromosome 2, ASM2433408v1, one region includes:
- the LOC129789713 gene encoding splicing factor 3B subunit 4 has translation MAAGPIAERNQDATIYVGGLDDKVSESLLWELFVQAGPVVNVHMPKDRVTQMHQGYGFVEFLGEEDADYGIKIMNMIKLYGKPIRVNKASAHQKNLDVGANIFIGNLDTEVDEKLLYDTFSAFGVILQTPKIMRDPETGNSKGFAFINFASFEASDAAMDAMNGQYLCNRPISVSYAFKKDSKGERHGSAAERLLAAQNPLSHADRPHQLFADAPVPPMMPMGPGMMGAMIPPPLIAPPPPPVPPPNAPFPSSVPPPPLPPMQPPIPPSQPPLPPTPMGVPPAPRMMPQQPPWAQNPAPGTGFPGGAFPPAPPPPGPAPPPPPNFPRMPPPPQTNLPRPPFPPRGLPPPPPANFSSDTFNTF, from the exons ATGGCAGCCGGACCGATTGCAGAGCGAAATCAAG ATGCAACGATTTACGTCGGAGGTTTGGACGATAAAGTCTCGGAATCCCTGCTGTGGGAGCTGTTTGTCCAGGCAGGACCTGTGG TAAATGTCCATATGCCAAAGGACCGAGTAACTCAGATGCATCAGGGCTATGGATTTGTGGAGTTTCTTGGTGAGGAGGATGCTGACTATGGCATAAAAATCATGAATATGATTAAATTGTACGGGAAGCCCATCCGAGTGAACAAAGCATCGGCTCATCAGAAGAATCTCGATGTAGGAGCcaatattttcattggaaatcTCGATACGGAAGTTGATGAGAAGCTCCTGTACGACACATTCTCCGCATTTGGAGTAATTCTGCAGACTCCAAAGATTATGCGTGATCCAGAGACGGGGAATTCCAAGGGCTTTGCATTTATTAACTTTGCCAGCTTCGAGGCATCTGATGCTGCGATGGATGCCATGAATGGGCAGTACCTCTGCAATCGCCCCATTTCCGTGTCTTATGCATTCAAGAAGGATTCCAAAGGGGAGCGACACGGATCAGCTGCTGAACGTCTTCTGGCTGCTCAGAATCCCCTTTCACACGCCGATCGTCCACATCAGCTCTTTGCGGACGCACCAGTGCCGCCGATGATGCCAATGGGACCCGGAATGATGGGAGCAATGATTCCCCCGCCTCTGATTGCACCGCCCCCACCACCGGTGCCGCCACCAAATGCTCCATTCCCATCGAGTGTTCCTCCACCACCTTTGCCCCCCATGCAGCCGCCTATTCCGCCTTCACAGCCACCACTTCCGCCTACCCCGATGGGAGTTCCACCGGCACCGCGGATGATGCCACAGCAGCCACCATGGGCACAAAATCCAGCACCAGGAACAGGCTTTCCCGGTGGGGCATTTCCGCCTGCTCCGCCTCCACCAGGGCCTGCTCCTCCGCCACCGCCGAATTTTCCCCGAATGCCGCCTCCACCTCAAACCAATCTTCCCAGGCCACCATTTCCTCCAAGGGGCTTGCCGCCCCCGCCTCCAGCCAATTTCAGCAGCGATACATTCAatactttttaa